A part of Candidatus Poribacteria bacterium genomic DNA contains:
- the gspG gene encoding type II secretion system protein GspG — MANLLCQISGGKCVKSIDSKQAGLTSIQILVVVIVLGIVAAVLLAPRLLGQAGRALQAQAAEDIETLGIALDRYAKDNGDYPSTEQGLKALWEIPEAPPIPINWIEPYIQIPITEDPWGNPYVYVRPGNHDRYGYDLISFGSDGVEGGTGEAEDVVSWIRRDE; from the coding sequence ATGGCCAATTTGCTATGTCAGATTAGCGGAGGAAAATGCGTGAAATCAATCGATTCTAAACAAGCAGGATTAACGTCCATACAGATCTTAGTTGTTGTCATCGTTCTGGGAATTGTTGCGGCTGTCCTTTTGGCACCTCGGTTACTCGGACAAGCCGGTCGGGCTTTACAGGCACAAGCCGCGGAGGACATTGAAACATTGGGTATCGCTCTTGATAGATACGCCAAAGATAATGGCGATTATCCCTCGACTGAACAGGGCTTAAAGGCACTTTGGGAGATACCTGAAGCACCCCCAATACCTATAAACTGGATAGAACCCTATATTCAAATCCCAATCACCGAAGATCCGTGGGGAAATCCCTATGTCTATGTTCGCCCCGGTAACCACGACCGATACGGATACGATCTCATCTCTTTCGGCAGTGATGGCGTTGAGGGTGGGACAGGTGAAGCGGAGGATGTCGTGAGTTGGATCCGGCGTGATGAGTAA